The Candidatus Babeliales bacterium sequence TTTCTCCAAATAATTGATTGTATTATGTATACACATTCATTTATTGTTCTCTAGTTGCATTGGCGCTGGTAGCTGTTGTGGCCGATTAGCTTCTGGACGTCGTACTAAAAATGCAACCCCTTGTTGACGCACAGCCTCAAATCCGGCAAGGCATTTCCCCATTTGACCAGCTTGCAGGCTTATGACATTAAGTTTTTTTTCTGAGACGCGCAATGCCTTACTGATCCCTGGCAGTTTCTGCATAAGACCCATCGCTGTTTGATACTGCCCTAATATCTCGCTCAACGCAGGAGCTTGAGATGAATAACTATCAAAACACGATTCGATTACAATTTCTTGTAATCTCCGGCCTTGCTCAAGCTCAGCAGTTACCGCTTGACCAGCTGAAAGCAATCTTGATATCTCTTGATCTGTCTCATTTAGATTGCGTCTAGACTCTGCCAGAGCGTTATTTAATCTGTACCCCAACGTTATCGCTGGTAACAATTGCTTATTAAGATAGTCTATAAATTCCGACGCCGCCTGCTCATCAGACAAAGCGTCCGGTGCAAGTGATTCAAACGCACTGTCATCAGCAGCAATCACAAATCCCGGCACCGCAGTAATAAAAAGAATATTTAATAACACAATTTGTTTAAATATATTCATATGATTTCTCCAAATATAACCGCTATTTCTGAGCTCTTTTTTTTAATTCGCCAAGCAACTTTTGCTTCCTTTCTAGTGTCCTTGCACTTTGATCGCACCGTCGCGCATATACACGCAGCTCTTGATAGTTCTGTAGGCTTGTCAGACACATCTCTTTTAAATGATTAGATCTTTTCTCCTGCGATCTTAACAGCAGTTTATGCACTTTCCCTAATGCACTTTCGGCAGATTTTAAACTAGTCCAACACGTCTTCAATTTTGCCTGCCAGCTCTGCTGTGCACTCTGTGCCTTAGATGGTTCATAATTCCGCGCTGTATTCAAATGCATTGTAAGCCACCGTAATTCTTCAAAATCTCCAATGCACTTACCGGCATTGCGAGCATGATCCGTTAGGCTTTCCCCTAATTTGGTGATATCAAATTCCGATTGTTCTGCTTGCTCGTTAGGTGTGGAGATACACATGTGCGCATGTTGCTTCTGGAAATCAAGAATATGAGATCGCACAGCATGATAATATGCAACTATTTTCGGCCGAAGCTCACCGACACCATAATCAGAGCAACCAGCTTTCTGTAGCGGTGAGAGCACCGTATCTAATTTTTCTATCGTCTCCTCACCATACCCCACCCATGTTTGCAGATCGTGAATTTCCTTTTCCAATTGTAGCCCAAACACGTGAGAACTAGCAGGAGAATCTTGTATATCTCTGCGCAATTGTTGTAAGAATATTCTTAGCGCTTCTTGTCGATCAGAAACACTGTCCACGTAACTAATCACGGTCTTGACTGGACTTATTACTCTAGATATGCCAGGCAGCACATTGCCTTCCTCTTGTTTTATCTCAGCAGCGCTGGCGGACCACTGATGTAACGACAATCGCAGATCTCTTGAAAGACCTCCTAACTCTCCCATTTTTTGTGAGAAATATGCGCCATCCATTTCCACCTTGCATTCCTCTTGCATTAAAGCTGCCCCTGCTTCATTGGCCGCACACGCCATTAGCGGTACAAAAAAAAGCAACCAGGCACTTAACCGTCCTGTCTGTTGCAATCTATTCATATAATTCCTCCGGAAATTGGATGTTTAAAGTTACTATAAAGGCCTAAAGGATAGCGTTAAATCTAGGAATTTCAATCCAAACTGTAAAAAATGGTTAAAACAGAAACCCGAGTATGAGAGCCTCAGCGCAACGATTTCTGAGCCCGTCTTTCTAATGCTGTTGAGCGCAATACAGAAACTAACTCCTGACGAGCGTCTGCTATTTTTTGAAGTCCACTCTTGATCAGAACAGTATTGGATTGAAATTCCGCTAAATGCTTTATTAATTGTTGATTTCTTGCATTATTAGGATTTTCACGATCGTTATGTTGCATTCCCACTGCTAAAAGCCCTTGATTTAATTGTTCTGTTTTGTTTTCCACCCTTGCGACCATACCCATTAAACAGTTCGACATCGTGACATCCTGCTCATACAAAGCAGAAACCACTTTTAACTCTTCTTCTTTTTCTTTTCGACTTAATCTCTTTTGAGGCTTTGATAGACCAAGTAATTGCTCCATTTTTGTATAAAATTTATCGCCTAACGCAACAAACTTAGCATATTCACTACCAAACGTTGTCACTATCTTTACCATTTTTTTCGCTAACTTTTGACGTTTTTTTTTCATGCCATGATGTTGTTGTAAATCGTATCGCTCAAACCACCCAATAAGTTCTTCCAGCGAATGCACCGCATCACCTTGTTGCATATCTTCTGCGCGCGCAGCCGCACAAACATCTAATGGCATTGCCAAAGTAAGAATAATGAGCCCTGCTATTTGTTTTAGTTTTTTCATAAAAATCCTTATATATAATTATTGTATCTACGCGCACCTATAATACCCTAAAATACAGCCCCCTTACAACATAAAAAAAACCGGATGCAATAAGGTACATCCGGTTTTTTGATCTATATAAAAATACAGGCCATTTTTAATTATAATATGCTGACCCAACTATATATAATTTGCCATCTTTTTCCACTGGCTCAATATATGCGTTACGTTGCACACCATTAATAGTATATGCCACCCGTCCAGCACCCGATTTTGCGGTATTGATCATCATCGTAACATATGATTTGCCATTATCATCTTTTAAATGAAGCAAGTTGCGCCAAATAAGATCATACTCATCTCCATATGCATAACAGACACCCGTTCCATCAAAAACAAATAGTACAAGATCCCCACGTACAAATTTGCCATCTTTTTTCACAAATTCTCGCATCGCTACATCTAATACATTCGTGCGTAAATACCCAGCACCACTTTTTGCAAGCAACTGCGCAGTGTCTTCTTTAGAGATTGGATATAAACCTGCACCAATCACAAATTTCTCAATACCCAAATCAACTAATTCAACATACGTAGATCTAAATGAATTTTTCATTTTATAATCTACAAACCCGCCACCACTTTCTGCTTTTTTAATCAACTCTCGTACATAATAAAAACCACTATCATCAGTTTGATTATAATGGTTTTGCCCAATATAAGATTGATTTTCACCGTGCGCCACTACGCCGCCTTTTAAGTCATACACAAACAATGAAATATCACCGTAACGAAACTCATTATTAAGCCTATTGCTGAACTCCTTAACTGCCTCTGTCCTACCGTTTTTTTTCATGTACTGATAACCACGCCGCACCAACTCTTCAACCTGACTACGATTCGCTTCAGGATAATACCCACATGCAATAAAATAATGTTTGCCCCGTTTATCGGTAACTTCTTCAGCATACGCTTTTTTAAGTGCATTACGTGATCGGTATTCAATCCAAATACCGCCATGACCAGCTTCTTTTAATTTTGCTATGATCTCTTTATTAACAAATTTACCTTCTGAATCTTGATACTGCAACGCATCTTTGCTACCGATCAGCTCCGGTAAAAATCCGTGTGCAACCTGTACTCCATCAAAGTCAACCGCATATAAATATAAATCACCAAACACAAATCGTCCCATTGGATAACTGAGAGCACTGAGCGCTTCTTCATTCGAACGATCGGCCTTTACGTTTTCATTAAATAAAGTGACTGCTCCTTTTACCAAGCTCACCACCGCATCAGCCTTAGAATGTGGATAATATCCGACTCCAAGCACATATGTTTTATTACCAACGCGAACTTCTTTAACATATGATTGCTTGGTTGCATTGCGCCAACGATAGGTCACCCAACCACCACCCTCTTGTGCTTTACGTAAAATATTACGCACAAAATAAGTACCAAAATCACCTCGCAAATTATATAAATCACTCCACACAAGCTCTTCTTGCTCTCCATGCGCCAGGCAAACACCTTTTGAGTCGAACACAAAAATATATAATTCGCCACGGATAAACTGCTTGTCATGGGTAAATTTACTAAACGTATCATATGGCTCATGCGTTTCTAAATATGCAATACCTTCTTTTAATAATGAAACGACCGCCTGCTGTTTTGACGACTCATCAAACATCTGCGCTGGAGTTTCTTCCTGCTCCGTAAATGTATCTGCAACATCCTCTGGTCCACCGAGCACTGCATGCTGAACCTGCGCTTCGTGTACAGCAGCATTTTTCATTCTTCTTTCTGTTTCAAGCACCTTACCTTCAAAATCAAGGTGCGTTGCGACAGAATCTACAAAGTGATCAGAAAATCGATTTTTTTTATGACGCGATTCTTGCATGTTCTTTTGTACCGATCGAGCACATACATCACCAACCGGTACAAAAGTTACTGCCAACAAAAATAAAATAGAGATATATCTGCTCTTCATCACTCATCCCTCTTTTTTCCGCCGTCGCATTAATCATGCTATGGCGTGATTAAACAAAACTAACGTGCGATTATATTAATCTTTTTTATTCATGAATCTCAATATAAATAAAAACAAATTAATAAAATCAAGATACAATACCAATGCACCGAGCAATGCCCCTTTATTTTTTTCCTGCTCATCACCAGTCTGAATCAAGGCAAACTGTTTAATATTTTGTACATCATATGCAGTCAACGCAGTAAATAAAAGCACACCAATACCTGATATTAATTGATCTGCAAATGCGCTTTGAAAATACATATTAACGAATTGGCTCAAAATAAGGCCAAATAACGCCATGATCGCAAAGCTACCCATTGAAGAAAGATCAGTTTTAGTTGTATATCCATATAAAGCCATAGCGCCAAAGGTGCCTCCGGTTATAAAAAATGCCATATAAATGGCACTTAACGAATAGGCAAAAAAAATTGTCGACATGGTCACACCGAGCGTCGCTGCATACAAAACGAACAATAATACTGCGGTGGCATAATTCATGTATCGCACCAAACTACTGAGTGCTATCACTAATCCAATCTGAACAACAAAGAGTAAAATCGGTATGCTGCGGTTAGAAAAAATATAGGAAAATAAAGAAAGGTTAGAAGCAATACCATAAGATACCGCCGCTGTTATGCACAATGCAAAAGCCATCCAACCATAGACCTGAGCCATAAAAGCAGCTATTCGTCCACGGACTGCATAATCGGTTCCAAACATAATAATAATCTCCTACTTAATGAAAAATGTTTTTTAATCACCTCTATTTACAGTATAGTTCCATTAATGAGTTCTTCAATCTTTTAAACCAAACCTACACAATGTACGTAATTATAGATAGAATATCCCATTCTGAAATGAATATAATATCATCAAAAAAAGGATGTATAATGAATAAACCTATTGCAATCGCACTAGCAACCATTACTATTGTGTTATTATCTGGGTTTGGCGCTGAGACCAGCACCTCCGGCAAAAAAGAACACAAAATTAACGTAAAGGGAACAATAACCACAACGGCCCATCCGAATAAAACTCAGGTGGAAAATATCGCCATCGGTGGATTAATCGAAAAAATCTTCTTTTACCCCGCACCAACAAATATTGATACTCTCTCCGATCATATCTTAAAAGTAGATCCCGAAACAGAGCATGACGAACTTGATTTTGTACAAGATATTAAAACAATAAAAGTAGCCGATGCTAATGATATATGGCATTATCAAGCAGGCAAAAATAAAATGAAGCAATATATATTAGTAGAAATCACCCTTAAAAATGAATCCGCCCCAAAACGATATCTTCTTAACAATGCCCGCACCATTACTTGTAACGTTGTTGAAGGAGATGTGGTATTTGAACGTAAAGCTGAACCAACAACATTAAAAGAGCTCACGATCATCAGCACCATACCACGCGACCAACCCAAAAAACAAAAATCTGTACATATACCCCGCACTACACAAAAAGTAACTGCTTAGCAGATGATAAGAGTTTTGATATATTGAATCATTATTAGAAAAAATTTTTAACTCGTAAAAAGGTTTTACAATGCCTATAAATATCACTCAAGATAATTTTGAAACAGAGATTATCAAATCATCTACGCCGATCGTTATTGATATATATGCAACCTGGTGTGGACCGTGTCAATTTATGACTCCAATACTCGAAGAATTGGAAGAAGAATATAACGGTAAATATAAATTTGCCAAAATCAATGTTGATGAAGCACGCGAACTTGCTATCAAATTTAGCGTTTCATCGGTGCCAACATTTATTTTTATGAAAAATGGGCAAGTAATGGGCAAAGAAACAGGACAAATGAGCAAAGAAGAGCTGCAAACAAAAATCGATGAACTTCTTGGGTAATAAAAACTTAATAAAATCGGACGTGCAAGCAACATCTTGTACGTCCGATTTTATTATATTAAAACTTGTCCGAAAATTAGTTGGTGAATATTTTTCGGGTAAGCCCTTAACTTCTTTTATCGTTAACCGGCACACCCATATCAACTAACTGTTGACGAATAGCATCCGCACGCGCCCAATCTTTTGCAAGACGGGCCTCTTCTCGCTCAGCCAGTTTTTGCTCAATTTCTGTTGTCATAACGACTTCCTGTTCTGCAATCGGCTGCAATGACAATCCAAAAATATGTTGCAATATCCCTTTAATTAAGCGCAGCTCAGATTCATTTTTTTGTATATCACCAAGCGCATCAAATAACACGCCGAATGCTCCTGGAGTATTAATATCATCTGCTAAAAAATCAATCATGCGCTGTGCAACATCGGATTTTGCTACCGCAGTAAGATCAAGCTCCGGATCAGCAATAACGTCATTAAAAATACGAACCA is a genomic window containing:
- a CDS encoding cache domain-containing protein, with the protein product MKSRYISILFLLAVTFVPVGDVCARSVQKNMQESRHKKNRFSDHFVDSVATHLDFEGKVLETERRMKNAAVHEAQVQHAVLGGPEDVADTFTEQEETPAQMFDESSKQQAVVSLLKEGIAYLETHEPYDTFSKFTHDKQFIRGELYIFVFDSKGVCLAHGEQEELVWSDLYNLRGDFGTYFVRNILRKAQEGGGWVTYRWRNATKQSYVKEVRVGNKTYVLGVGYYPHSKADAVVSLVKGAVTLFNENVKADRSNEEALSALSYPMGRFVFGDLYLYAVDFDGVQVAHGFLPELIGSKDALQYQDSEGKFVNKEIIAKLKEAGHGGIWIEYRSRNALKKAYAEEVTDKRGKHYFIACGYYPEANRSQVEELVRRGYQYMKKNGRTEAVKEFSNRLNNEFRYGDISLFVYDLKGGVVAHGENQSYIGQNHYNQTDDSGFYYVRELIKKAESGGGFVDYKMKNSFRSTYVELVDLGIEKFVIGAGLYPISKEDTAQLLAKSGAGYLRTNVLDVAMREFVKKDGKFVRGDLVLFVFDGTGVCYAYGDEYDLIWRNLLHLKDDNGKSYVTMMINTAKSGAGRVAYTINGVQRNAYIEPVEKDGKLYIVGSAYYN
- a CDS encoding Bax inhibitor-1/YccA family protein; translation: MFGTDYAVRGRIAAFMAQVYGWMAFALCITAAVSYGIASNLSLFSYIFSNRSIPILLFVVQIGLVIALSSLVRYMNYATAVLLFVLYAATLGVTMSTIFFAYSLSAIYMAFFITGGTFGAMALYGYTTKTDLSSMGSFAIMALFGLILSQFVNMYFQSAFADQLISGIGVLLFTALTAYDVQNIKQFALIQTGDEQEKNKGALLGALVLYLDFINLFLFILRFMNKKD
- the trxA gene encoding thioredoxin codes for the protein MPINITQDNFETEIIKSSTPIVIDIYATWCGPCQFMTPILEELEEEYNGKYKFAKINVDEARELAIKFSVSSVPTFIFMKNGQVMGKETGQMSKEELQTKIDELLG